A window of Phycisphaerales bacterium contains these coding sequences:
- a CDS encoding nucleotidyltransferase family protein, producing MSIGGYDSAALLQRMVDAVEQVRQRLVRAAAALKNAGVEYAVVGGNAVAAWVATVDQAAVRNTQDVDIMIRRGDFDRAKAALEAAGFVHRRARNLDLFLDDANAGPRQAVHLVFAGEFVKPGEPAANPDVAESTDVGGHLAIRILNLDALVRIKLTAFRDKDRTHLRDLIEVGLVDQSWTTKMPATLAQRLQSILDNPDG from the coding sequence ATGTCCATCGGAGGCTATGACTCAGCGGCCCTTCTGCAACGGATGGTGGACGCCGTGGAACAGGTTCGACAGCGATTGGTTCGTGCGGCGGCGGCGCTGAAGAACGCCGGCGTTGAGTATGCCGTGGTGGGAGGCAACGCCGTGGCCGCCTGGGTGGCGACGGTGGACCAGGCCGCCGTGCGCAATACGCAGGATGTGGACATCATGATCCGCCGCGGCGATTTCGATCGCGCCAAAGCGGCGCTGGAGGCCGCCGGGTTCGTGCATCGTCGCGCGCGGAACCTCGACCTGTTTCTGGATGATGCGAATGCCGGTCCGCGCCAGGCGGTCCATCTCGTCTTCGCCGGCGAATTCGTCAAACCCGGCGAGCCTGCGGCGAATCCGGATGTGGCGGAATCTACAGACGTCGGCGGTCACCTCGCGATTCGCATCCTCAATCTCGATGCACTCGTGCGCATCAAACTCACCGCGTTTCGCGACAAAGATCGCACCCACCTGCGCGACCTCATCGAGGTGGGGCTTGTCGATCAGTCGTGGACGACGAAAATGCCGGCCACGCTGGCTCAGCGGCTGCAGTCGATTCTTGACAATCCTGATGGATGA
- a CDS encoding citryl-CoA lyase, translating into MTVQPNPNAWTTAITEIKPNHVAVRGYDIADLMGRISFGQAVHLILRGELPTPEVGRLMDALLVASIDHGATPPSALAARTVASTGASLSAAVASGIMSINVHHGGAIENCARVLAEVIQTHKGGDDWDDAARQVLDRLKAQGERMAGFGHRYHTADPRTARLFELAAQAGVAGDFFNAARAVERCFAAAGKPLPINVDGAIGVILAQLGFDFEVMNGLFMIARTPGLVAHVREEQSRMKPMRKIDPVDHSYDGPTSRSLH; encoded by the coding sequence ATGACTGTTCAACCCAACCCCAACGCCTGGACCACCGCGATCACGGAGATCAAGCCCAACCACGTCGCCGTGCGCGGCTACGACATCGCCGATCTCATGGGCCGCATTTCCTTCGGCCAGGCGGTGCATCTCATTCTGCGCGGCGAACTTCCGACGCCCGAGGTTGGCCGACTCATGGACGCCCTGCTCGTGGCGAGCATCGACCATGGCGCCACGCCGCCCTCGGCCCTGGCGGCGCGCACCGTCGCTTCGACGGGCGCATCGCTCAGCGCTGCTGTCGCGTCGGGCATCATGAGCATCAACGTGCACCACGGCGGGGCGATCGAGAATTGCGCTCGGGTTCTGGCCGAAGTCATCCAGACGCACAAGGGCGGCGACGACTGGGACGACGCGGCCAGGCAGGTGCTCGACCGGCTCAAAGCGCAGGGCGAGCGCATGGCCGGTTTCGGGCATCGCTACCACACCGCCGACCCGCGCACGGCCCGGCTCTTTGAACTCGCCGCCCAGGCCGGAGTTGCCGGCGACTTCTTCAACGCCGCCCGGGCCGTCGAACGCTGCTTCGCCGCCGCGGGCAAGCCTCTGCCCATCAACGTGGACGGGGCCATCGGCGTGATCCTGGCGCAACTCGGATTTGATTTTGAAGTCATGAACGGCCTGTTCATGATCGCCCGCACGCCTGGCCTGGTTGCTCACGTGCGCGAGGAGCAGTCGAGGATGAAACCCATGCGCAAGATCGATCCGGTCGATCACTCCTACGATGGTCCGACGAGCCGCTCACTCCATTGA
- a CDS encoding aspartyl protease family protein, producing MLMGAALLLGGCALGFNPQRVPASVEIPAEGVIVPLEVADNLPFVQVSVNGSEPLWFMIDTGAFTAIIDDDAAAAAGMKASMRFGTHATSAGDHFGRMDQAAFDRLTIGGATFAGFEGLVADLSHLEAAVDHPFDGVIGIPLMYASVWTIDYPGRQLRIAPASAELPDDEHVLPFLYSGDAPAIEIHVGEVAIQAEIDTGSSSGLDLSPEDAQRFPRDDGPSISIRHQTLTGEVWEELVRLKGTVRIGSLTREGLMVSLARDTMLGGEILSNCIFTIDCPRQRVRIEELAKESAAKPAEEAESNEAAADP from the coding sequence GTGCTGATGGGCGCCGCGCTGCTGCTGGGCGGCTGCGCGCTGGGCTTCAATCCGCAGCGCGTGCCGGCATCGGTGGAGATCCCTGCGGAGGGAGTAATCGTCCCCCTCGAAGTGGCGGACAACTTGCCGTTCGTCCAGGTGAGCGTCAACGGCTCTGAGCCGCTGTGGTTCATGATCGACACCGGCGCGTTCACGGCGATCATCGATGACGATGCGGCGGCCGCGGCCGGAATGAAAGCCTCGATGCGTTTCGGCACGCACGCGACTTCGGCGGGCGATCACTTCGGCCGCATGGACCAGGCGGCCTTTGATCGCCTGACCATCGGCGGCGCGACGTTTGCCGGGTTCGAGGGACTGGTGGCCGATCTGTCGCACCTGGAGGCCGCCGTGGACCACCCTTTCGACGGCGTGATCGGCATCCCGCTCATGTACGCGAGTGTGTGGACGATCGACTACCCGGGCCGGCAGCTGCGCATCGCACCGGCATCGGCCGAGCTGCCCGATGATGAGCACGTGCTGCCGTTTCTCTACAGCGGCGATGCGCCGGCCATCGAGATTCACGTCGGCGAGGTCGCCATCCAGGCCGAGATCGACACGGGAAGCAGCAGCGGACTCGACCTGAGCCCCGAAGATGCCCAGCGGTTCCCGCGGGACGACGGGCCGTCGATCAGCATCAGGCATCAGACCTTGACGGGCGAGGTGTGGGAGGAACTGGTGCGGCTGAAAGGCACGGTGCGCATCGGCTCGCTCACGCGCGAGGGGCTCATGGTGAGCCTGGCTCGCGACACGATGCTGGGAGGCGAGATCCTCAGCAACTGCATCTTCACGATCGACTGCCCACGCCAGCGCGTGCGGATTGAAGAACTGGCGAAGGAATCGGCCGCCAAGCCGGCGGAAGAAGCTGAATCCAATGAAGCGGCGGCGGATCCGTGA
- a CDS encoding tryptophanase, which translates to MKTIIEPFRIKSVEPIRMTTRDEREVHLREAGFNPFLIHARHVLIDLLTDSGTGAMSSEQWAGVMRADESYAGAESFFRFHHVMHEITGFDHILPTHQGRASERILFEILGAPDLVVPSNAHFDTTRANIEHSGASAVDLPIPEAGDPRTRHPFKGNMDVAGLDALIRRVGPERIPVVMLTITNNSGGGQPVSLENIRQVRQVCDRHGLRFFLDACRFAENAWFIKQREPQQHKRPVRAIVREMFDLADGATISAKKDGLVNIGGVLLFRDRSLFQKASNLLILTEGYITYGGLSGRDLEAMAQGFNEVVEDDYLGYRIRSTEYLGEKLLAAGIQIVEPPGGHAIYIDAKAFCPHIPVEQFPGQAVVCGLYRTGGIRSCEIGSVMFGGDGRPAPKMELVRLAIPRRVYTQSHIDYVIEATIEQFGRRQEMRGLRIKEAPPVLRHFTAQFEEI; encoded by the coding sequence ATGAAGACCATCATCGAGCCGTTCCGCATCAAGTCCGTTGAGCCGATTCGCATGACCACGCGCGACGAGCGTGAAGTGCATCTGCGCGAAGCCGGTTTCAACCCGTTTCTCATTCACGCCCGGCACGTGCTCATCGACCTGCTGACCGACTCGGGCACCGGGGCCATGAGCAGCGAGCAGTGGGCTGGCGTGATGCGGGCCGACGAGTCCTATGCCGGGGCCGAGTCGTTCTTTCGCTTTCATCACGTCATGCACGAGATTACCGGCTTTGACCACATCCTGCCTACGCACCAGGGCCGCGCCAGCGAGCGCATTCTCTTCGAGATTCTCGGCGCTCCCGACCTGGTCGTGCCCAGCAACGCGCACTTCGACACGACGCGCGCCAACATCGAGCACAGCGGCGCATCGGCTGTCGATCTGCCCATTCCCGAAGCGGGCGACCCGCGCACGCGCCACCCCTTCAAGGGCAATATGGATGTCGCCGGCCTCGATGCACTCATCAGGCGCGTGGGCCCGGAGCGCATTCCCGTGGTCATGCTCACCATCACCAACAACAGCGGGGGAGGCCAGCCCGTCAGCCTCGAGAACATCAGGCAGGTGCGGCAGGTGTGCGACCGCCACGGCCTGCGCTTCTTCCTCGACGCCTGCCGCTTTGCCGAGAACGCCTGGTTCATCAAGCAGCGCGAGCCGCAGCAGCACAAGCGGCCGGTTCGCGCCATCGTGCGCGAGATGTTCGACCTCGCCGACGGCGCGACGATCTCGGCCAAGAAGGACGGCCTGGTCAACATCGGCGGCGTGCTGCTCTTTCGCGACCGCTCGCTGTTCCAGAAGGCGAGCAACCTGCTCATCCTCACCGAGGGCTACATCACCTACGGCGGCCTCTCCGGCCGCGACCTCGAGGCCATGGCCCAGGGCTTCAACGAGGTCGTCGAAGATGACTACCTCGGCTATCGCATCCGCAGCACCGAGTATCTCGGCGAGAAGTTGCTCGCGGCGGGCATCCAGATCGTCGAGCCGCCCGGCGGGCATGCGATCTACATCGACGCCAAAGCGTTCTGCCCGCACATCCCCGTCGAACAGTTTCCGGGACAGGCGGTGGTGTGCGGCCTCTATCGCACCGGCGGCATCCGCAGCTGCGAGATCGGCAGCGTGATGTTCGGCGGCGACGGCCGGCCGGCGCCGAAGATGGAACTCGTGCGCCTCGCCATCCCGCGCCGCGTCTACACGCAGAGCCACATCGACTACGTCATCGAAGCGACGATCGAGCAGTTCGGGCGCCGCCAGGAAATGCGCGGCCTGCGCATCAAAGAGGCCCCGCCGGTCCTGCGGCACTTCACGGCACAGTTTGAGGAGATCTGA
- a CDS encoding DUF4287 domain-containing protein, whose amino-acid sequence MPHSPNDMIAAVTESMKKRTGRTVEQWVMLVGRSGVDPLDQNAVRKWLKSEHDLPQNSRWAIADAAAQAAGWKRPDVEQYIDSQYAGDKAALRPIFDKLRTIIEGFGEDVSVEGRSSYTPFVRRRQFCAIAATTKTRIDIGLKYTDAPRSPLLTPAKAPGQATHKLALSKASEITAEVKKLLKVAYEQSSSG is encoded by the coding sequence ATGCCCCACTCACCCAACGACATGATCGCCGCCGTGACCGAGTCGATGAAGAAGCGCACCGGCCGCACTGTTGAGCAGTGGGTCATGCTCGTGGGCAGGAGCGGCGTCGATCCGCTGGATCAGAATGCGGTGCGCAAGTGGCTCAAGAGCGAGCACGATCTGCCGCAGAATTCGCGCTGGGCGATCGCCGACGCCGCCGCGCAGGCGGCGGGGTGGAAGCGGCCGGATGTGGAGCAGTACATCGATTCGCAATACGCCGGCGACAAGGCGGCGCTGCGACCGATCTTTGACAAACTCCGCACGATCATCGAAGGCTTCGGCGAGGATGTCAGCGTCGAGGGGCGCTCATCCTACACGCCGTTCGTGCGCCGGCGGCAGTTCTGCGCCATCGCCGCGACGACGAAGACCCGTATCGATATCGGGCTGAAGTACACCGATGCGCCCAGGTCCCCACTGCTCACTCCCGCCAAGGCGCCAGGCCAGGCGACGCACAAGCTGGCGCTGAGCAAGGCATCGGAGATCACCGCCGAAGTGAAGAAGCTGCTCAAGGTGGCATACGAACAGAGCAGCAGCGGCTAA
- a CDS encoding isocitrate/isopropylmalate dehydrogenase family protein codes for MPQYHIAWMPGDGVGNDVMEAAKLVLDALRFDARYTHADIGWEFWCKEGDPLPQRTIDILKSTDCALFGAITSKPREEAETELDPSLHGKGLVYFSPIVKLRQLFNLHTNLRPCKAYPGNPLNYRDDIDLVVFRENTEGMYGGVEFFPLPESVCQALCLNPKMKPWKDKGLENVALSTRIMSKQGCESICRQSFEYAKTHGRKSVTLVEKPNVLRETGGLMTRIFRQVAKDYPGIAAWEANIDAICMWMIKNPQDYDVLVAENMFGDIISDLCAGLVGGLGFASAANIGDKYAVFEPTHGSAPKYAGKYVVNPMAMLLTVKLMFDWLGEADLANRLESAVAKVIRDGKVATYDVRKVRAGDAAADSTLEVAEEVARSL; via the coding sequence ATGCCCCAGTACCACATCGCATGGATGCCCGGCGACGGCGTCGGCAACGACGTCATGGAAGCCGCGAAACTTGTCCTCGACGCCCTCAGGTTCGACGCTCGCTACACCCACGCCGACATCGGCTGGGAGTTTTGGTGCAAGGAGGGCGACCCGCTGCCGCAGCGCACGATCGACATCCTCAAGTCAACCGACTGCGCGCTGTTCGGCGCCATCACCAGCAAGCCGCGCGAGGAGGCCGAGACCGAGCTCGACCCATCGCTGCACGGCAAGGGGCTGGTCTACTTCAGCCCCATCGTCAAGCTGCGCCAGCTCTTCAATCTCCACACCAACCTCCGCCCTTGCAAGGCCTATCCCGGCAACCCTTTGAACTATCGCGATGACATCGACCTCGTCGTCTTCCGCGAGAACACCGAGGGCATGTACGGCGGCGTCGAGTTCTTCCCGCTGCCCGAGTCCGTCTGCCAGGCCCTGTGCCTCAATCCCAAGATGAAGCCGTGGAAGGACAAGGGCCTCGAGAATGTCGCGCTCTCCACGCGCATCATGAGCAAACAGGGCTGCGAGAGCATCTGCCGCCAGTCGTTCGAGTATGCCAAGACGCACGGCCGCAAGTCCGTCACGCTCGTCGAAAAGCCCAACGTCCTGCGCGAGACCGGCGGACTGATGACGCGCATCTTCCGCCAGGTGGCGAAGGACTACCCGGGTATCGCCGCCTGGGAGGCGAACATCGACGCCATCTGCATGTGGATGATCAAGAACCCGCAGGACTACGACGTGCTCGTGGCTGAGAACATGTTCGGCGACATCATCTCCGACCTCTGCGCCGGCCTGGTGGGCGGCCTCGGCTTCGCCAGCGCTGCCAACATCGGGGACAAATACGCCGTCTTCGAGCCGACCCACGGCTCAGCCCCCAAGTACGCCGGCAAGTATGTCGTCAACCCCATGGCGATGCTGCTGACGGTCAAACTCATGTTCGACTGGCTGGGCGAGGCGGACCTGGCCAACCGTTTGGAGAGCGCGGTCGCCAAGGTGATCCGCGACGGCAAGGTGGCGACATACGACGTACGAAAGGTGAGAGCCGGTGACGCCGCGGCGGATTCAACGCTCGAAGTGGCTGAGGAAGTGGCGCGGAGTCTGTAG
- the lysF gene encoding homoaconitase produces the protein MPMPMPMPMPTPLTLIEKIATRYAVGLKPGQAARQGAIITIRPKHIMTHDNTSAVMGKFKEIFKDNASLKPRIHDPRQPVFAIDHDIQNTSPENLGKYAKIAQFARQHHIDFYPAGTGISHQVMVEYGYATPGSMVVGSDSHSNLYGGVNCLGTPVVRTDAACIWATGVTWWKVPPVARVTLTGRLRPGVVGKDVIIALCGVFNNDEVLNMAVEFGGDGIAGLTMDQRLSIANMTTEWGALAGVFPFDEMLRNYLHARADLFAKRGDDPPKYTRADVDAWYADRLDPDTGAHYAVELSLDLSSVIPHVSGPDHVKVMHALPEIQKQQVKINKAYLLSCVNARLEDLREAASVLKGRRVADGVQMYVAAASAEVQSKASEDGTWQTLIDSGASMLPPGCGTCIGLGVGTLEAGEVGISATNRNFKGRMGSRDAKAYLGSPAVVAASAAAGYICSPTSFENVKPVYSVKFADASPATADGEVDIIEGFPERLAGRALWLPVDNLNTDGIYSGKLTYRDDVTPQEMAAAAMANYDPQFQQIAQRGDIIVAGRNFGTGSSREQAATCLELRGIQLVVAASFSETYARNAYNNGFILIDCPAFSDDLRASLADRRGATIAGPHVEIDFRRSRITCDGKSFPFPPLSPTAQELIVAGGAENVAKKRLAAR, from the coding sequence ATGCCCATGCCCATGCCCATGCCCATGCCCACGCCCCTCACCCTCATCGAGAAAATCGCCACGCGCTACGCCGTCGGGCTCAAGCCCGGCCAGGCGGCTCGCCAGGGCGCCATCATCACGATCCGCCCCAAACACATCATGACGCACGACAACACCTCGGCCGTCATGGGCAAGTTCAAGGAGATCTTCAAGGACAACGCATCGCTCAAGCCGCGCATCCATGATCCGCGGCAGCCGGTCTTCGCCATCGACCACGACATCCAGAACACCTCGCCCGAGAACCTGGGCAAGTACGCGAAGATCGCCCAGTTCGCGCGGCAGCACCACATCGACTTCTACCCGGCCGGCACGGGCATCAGCCACCAGGTCATGGTCGAATACGGCTACGCGACGCCCGGCTCGATGGTCGTCGGCAGCGATTCGCACTCCAACCTCTACGGCGGCGTCAACTGCCTCGGCACCCCCGTCGTCCGCACCGACGCCGCGTGCATCTGGGCCACCGGCGTGACGTGGTGGAAAGTGCCGCCCGTCGCGCGCGTCACGCTCACCGGCAGGCTCCGGCCGGGCGTGGTCGGCAAGGACGTCATCATCGCGCTGTGCGGCGTGTTCAACAACGATGAAGTCCTCAACATGGCCGTCGAGTTCGGCGGCGATGGCATCGCCGGGCTGACGATGGATCAGCGCCTGAGCATCGCCAACATGACCACCGAGTGGGGGGCGCTGGCCGGCGTCTTTCCCTTCGACGAGATGCTGCGCAACTACCTCCATGCCCGCGCCGATCTCTTCGCCAAGCGCGGTGACGATCCCCCCAAATACACCCGCGCGGATGTCGATGCGTGGTATGCCGATCGGCTCGACCCCGACACCGGCGCGCACTACGCCGTGGAACTTTCACTCGATCTGAGCAGTGTCATTCCGCATGTCTCCGGCCCCGATCATGTGAAGGTCATGCACGCCCTGCCTGAAATCCAGAAGCAGCAGGTCAAGATCAACAAGGCGTACCTGCTCAGCTGCGTCAACGCGCGCCTCGAAGACTTGCGTGAAGCGGCCAGTGTGCTCAAGGGCAGGCGCGTCGCTGACGGCGTGCAGATGTACGTCGCCGCCGCATCAGCCGAGGTGCAGTCCAAAGCGAGTGAAGACGGGACGTGGCAGACGCTCATCGACTCCGGCGCCTCCATGCTGCCGCCCGGCTGCGGCACGTGCATCGGCCTGGGCGTGGGCACGCTCGAAGCCGGCGAAGTCGGGATCAGCGCCACCAACCGCAATTTCAAGGGCCGCATGGGCAGCCGCGACGCCAAGGCGTACCTGGGCAGTCCGGCGGTTGTTGCGGCCAGCGCCGCCGCGGGTTACATCTGCAGCCCGACGTCTTTTGAGAATGTCAAACCGGTATACTCGGTGAAGTTCGCCGACGCCTCACCGGCCACGGCCGATGGCGAGGTGGACATCATCGAAGGCTTCCCCGAGCGGCTCGCCGGCCGCGCGCTCTGGCTGCCGGTGGACAATCTTAATACAGACGGCATCTATTCCGGCAAATTGACTTATCGCGATGACGTGACCCCCCAGGAGATGGCCGCCGCCGCCATGGCGAACTACGATCCGCAGTTTCAGCAGATCGCGCAGCGAGGCGACATCATCGTCGCGGGCCGCAACTTCGGCACGGGTTCATCGCGCGAACAGGCGGCAACCTGCCTGGAGCTGCGCGGCATCCAGCTCGTCGTCGCCGCGTCGTTCAGCGAGACTTACGCGCGCAACGCGTACAACAACGGCTTCATACTCATCGACTGCCCGGCGTTCTCCGACGATCTGCGCGCCTCGCTGGCCGATCGAAGGGGTGCGACGATTGCCGGGCCCCACGTCGAGATCGACTTCCGCAGGTCACGGATCACTTGTGATGGCAAGTCGTTTCCGTTCCCGCCCCTCAGCCCGACCGCTCAGGAACTCATCGTCGCCGGCGGCGCGGAGAACGTGGCGAAGAAGCGCCTGGCGGCACGCTGA
- a CDS encoding HD domain-containing protein — translation MSTTDRIAELLPEINRIKDASLRDKVAAVWNEAITTGCGGQGWTFDELRAVKFTLLAGDIPMTFIDHIRSCAQQCQAIADVLETMFPGMIPINRDHLLAGSLLADVGKPLEYDKDASGRIVQGSFGQMLRHPFSGVAMCYKHEMPPEVMHIIATHSHEGDKVQRSIESIIFHHADFVDFDIAKYLGAKAAKK, via the coding sequence ATGAGTACGACCGACCGCATCGCCGAATTACTGCCTGAGATCAACCGCATCAAGGACGCCAGTCTGCGCGACAAGGTGGCCGCGGTGTGGAACGAGGCGATCACAACCGGCTGCGGCGGCCAGGGCTGGACGTTTGACGAGCTGCGTGCGGTGAAGTTCACCCTGCTCGCCGGCGACATCCCGATGACCTTCATTGACCACATCCGCAGCTGCGCGCAGCAGTGCCAGGCCATCGCGGATGTCCTTGAGACGATGTTTCCGGGAATGATCCCGATCAATCGCGATCATCTGCTTGCGGGTTCGCTGCTGGCTGACGTGGGCAAGCCGCTCGAGTATGACAAGGACGCATCAGGCCGCATCGTGCAGGGTTCATTCGGGCAGATGCTCCGTCATCCGTTCAGCGGAGTGGCGATGTGCTACAAGCACGAGATGCCGCCCGAGGTGATGCACATCATCGCCACCCACAGCCACGAAGGCGACAAGGTCCAGCGGAGCATCGAGAGCATCATCTTCCACCACGCCGACTTCGTCGATTTCGACATCGCCAAGTACCTCGGCGCGAAGGCGGCAAAGAAGTAA
- a CDS encoding CoA-binding protein has product MSIIIDEKKSVIVQGITGREGRARTKLMKEFGTNVVAGCTPGKGGDSVLDLPVYDTVLEACNYAESYMGETVDVSVIFVPAALVKSAAIEAIEAGVKMLLLVPDRVPVWDAMEIYAAASSNGARFVGPNTLGVLSPGKAVIGMIGGRAQSAREWFRIGHVGIISRSGGMTSSCGYYLGRAGVGLSTLVHVGGDSVLGLRIPEVALMFEQDPDTRAIVIFGEIGGSQEEQLAELIASRQVTKPVIAYIGGAAAKEGTRFSHAGAIIEGGRGTHAGKVKALREAGATVVPAFGDLPAATVSVLEQCRIPYAIEP; this is encoded by the coding sequence ATGTCCATCATCATCGACGAAAAGAAATCGGTCATCGTTCAGGGCATCACCGGCCGTGAGGGTCGCGCGCGCACGAAACTCATGAAGGAGTTCGGCACGAACGTCGTCGCCGGCTGCACGCCGGGCAAGGGCGGCGACAGCGTGCTCGATCTTCCCGTCTACGACACGGTGCTCGAAGCGTGCAACTACGCCGAGTCGTACATGGGCGAGACGGTCGATGTCTCCGTCATCTTCGTTCCCGCGGCGCTCGTCAAGTCAGCGGCGATCGAGGCGATTGAAGCCGGCGTGAAGATGCTGCTGCTCGTGCCGGATCGCGTGCCCGTGTGGGATGCAATGGAAATCTACGCGGCCGCGAGCAGCAACGGCGCTCGCTTCGTCGGTCCCAACACTCTGGGCGTGCTCAGCCCGGGTAAGGCCGTGATCGGCATGATCGGCGGCCGGGCCCAATCGGCGCGCGAGTGGTTCAGGATCGGGCACGTGGGCATCATCTCGCGCAGCGGCGGGATGACTTCGTCATGCGGTTATTACCTCGGCCGCGCGGGCGTGGGCCTGTCCACGCTCGTGCACGTCGGCGGCGACTCGGTGCTCGGCCTGCGCATTCCCGAAGTCGCGCTCATGTTCGAGCAGGATCCTGACACGCGCGCCATCGTCATCTTCGGCGAGATCGGCGGCAGCCAGGAAGAACAGCTCGCCGAATTGATCGCGTCGCGGCAGGTCACCAAGCCCGTCATTGCCTACATCGGCGGCGCCGCGGCCAAGGAGGGCACCCGCTTCAGCCACGCCGGCGCCATCATCGAAGGCGGCAGGGGAACGCACGCCGGAAAAGTCAAAGCGCTCCGCGAAGCCGGCGCCACGGTTGTGCCCGCGTTTGGCGACCTCCCTGCGGCGACGGTCAGTGTATTGGAGCAGTGCCGCATTCCATATGCCATCGAACCATGA
- a CDS encoding GNAT family N-acetyltransferase has protein sequence MTTAPTIQTQRLTLRPFAAEDAPAVYEYARHKQVAATTATIPHPYTMQDAVEWIEAVAGNVVGGSTFNFAIVVRDSAALIGAIDLRLEPDNQLADIGYAIHPDCWNRGYVTEAASAIVEYGFETLGLNRIHAHHLASNPASGRVMEKIGMRREGVMRQRICKWGELIDVVHYAILRCDYEQRKTES, from the coding sequence ATGACCACCGCGCCGACCATCCAGACGCAGCGACTTACGCTTCGGCCGTTCGCAGCGGAGGACGCACCGGCCGTTTACGAGTACGCCCGGCACAAGCAGGTCGCCGCGACCACGGCCACCATCCCGCATCCCTACACCATGCAGGATGCGGTTGAGTGGATCGAGGCGGTCGCCGGAAACGTTGTCGGCGGATCGACTTTCAACTTCGCCATCGTCGTTCGCGACTCCGCCGCGCTCATCGGCGCCATCGACCTGCGCCTCGAACCCGACAACCAGCTGGCCGACATTGGTTACGCGATCCATCCGGATTGCTGGAACAGGGGCTACGTTACTGAAGCCGCAAGCGCCATCGTCGAATACGGATTCGAAACGCTTGGCCTGAATCGCATTCACGCGCATCACCTGGCCAGCAACCCCGCGTCCGGGCGCGTGATGGAGAAGATCGGCATGCGGCGCGAAGGCGTCATGCGCCAGCGCATCTGCAAGTGGGGCGAGTTGATCGACGTGGTCCACTACGCCATCCTGCGCTGCGACTACGAGCAGAGGAAGACCGAGTCATGA